The Synechococcales cyanobacterium CNB genome includes a window with the following:
- the aspS gene encoding aspartate--tRNA ligase has product MLKRTHSCGQLREEHVGQTATLAGWVNSYRSHGQGLVFVDLRDRDGITQLVFETEDAPAEVVRAADKVRNEDVIAVRGEVRLRKGGPNPKLATGRVELVVKALDVLAKTDNPPFLPSDEENLPAEETRLRYRYLDLRRPRMQRTLRLRHRVAKVTRDYFDEQGFTEVETPILCKSTPEGARDFIVPSRLQPGMWYALPQSPQLFKQILMVAGFEKYLQVCRCFRDEDPRADRQAEFTQIDLEMSFVEREDVMAVMEGFARRLWGEVAGIDVPPMQRMTYREAMDRFGIDRPDTRFGLELVDVSDLARRTDFKVFHDAIAKRRGVVKAIRVPGGAEKLTRKLTDGYSEFVKQFGAGGVPVVKLTGAGLETGIARFLEPVKDELIARLGLLPGDTALFGADSYSVCTKSMGELRLRVARDLGMIPEDRWNFLWVVDFPMFEFDEKEGRFFAMHHPFTAPNPDQVEAFLAARADDRDTIEGIVSAGYDLVLNGSEIGGGSIRIHRREVQEKVFGLLGISPEEAKIKFSFLLDALRFGAPPHGGIAFGLDRLVMHLAGTDNIRDVIAFPKTQIGADLMTGAPGPVSPEQLVELHVRGTYEGE; this is encoded by the coding sequence ATGCTCAAGCGAACCCACTCCTGCGGCCAGCTCCGCGAGGAGCACGTCGGACAGACCGCCACACTCGCCGGATGGGTGAACTCGTACCGGTCCCACGGGCAGGGCCTGGTCTTCGTGGACCTGCGTGACCGGGACGGCATCACCCAACTGGTCTTCGAAACCGAGGACGCACCGGCTGAGGTCGTCCGGGCAGCGGACAAGGTCCGCAACGAGGACGTGATCGCCGTGCGGGGCGAGGTGCGCCTGCGCAAGGGTGGGCCGAACCCGAAACTGGCCACCGGGCGGGTTGAACTGGTGGTCAAAGCACTCGATGTTCTGGCGAAGACGGACAACCCGCCATTCCTGCCGAGCGACGAGGAGAACCTTCCCGCCGAGGAGACGCGGCTGCGTTATCGGTACCTGGACCTGCGCCGGCCGCGGATGCAGCGGACTCTTCGACTGCGGCACCGGGTGGCAAAGGTGACGCGGGACTACTTCGACGAGCAGGGCTTCACGGAGGTGGAGACGCCGATCCTGTGCAAGAGCACGCCGGAGGGGGCGCGGGACTTCATCGTGCCGAGCAGGCTGCAGCCGGGCATGTGGTACGCGCTGCCGCAAAGCCCGCAGTTGTTCAAGCAGATCCTGATGGTGGCGGGGTTCGAGAAGTACCTGCAGGTGTGCCGGTGCTTCCGCGACGAGGACCCGCGCGCGGACCGGCAGGCTGAGTTCACGCAGATCGACCTCGAGATGTCGTTCGTCGAGCGCGAGGACGTGATGGCGGTGATGGAGGGGTTCGCGCGCCGCCTGTGGGGCGAGGTCGCGGGGATCGACGTGCCGCCGATGCAGCGCATGACGTACCGCGAGGCGATGGACCGCTTCGGGATCGACCGCCCCGACACGCGGTTCGGGCTGGAACTCGTGGACGTCTCAGACCTGGCGCGGCGCACCGATTTCAAGGTCTTCCACGATGCCATCGCCAAGCGCAGGGGCGTGGTGAAGGCGATCCGCGTGCCGGGCGGCGCGGAGAAACTCACCCGCAAACTGACGGACGGGTACTCGGAGTTCGTCAAGCAGTTCGGCGCGGGCGGTGTGCCGGTCGTGAAACTGACCGGCGCTGGCCTGGAGACCGGCATCGCCCGGTTCCTCGAACCGGTGAAGGACGAACTGATCGCGCGGCTCGGCCTGCTGCCGGGCGACACCGCGCTCTTCGGGGCGGACTCGTACTCGGTATGCACGAAGTCGATGGGCGAGCTGCGCCTGCGCGTGGCGCGCGATCTCGGGATGATCCCGGAAGACCGGTGGAACTTCCTCTGGGTCGTGGACTTCCCGATGTTCGAGTTCGACGAGAAGGAGGGGCGGTTCTTCGCCATGCACCACCCGTTCACCGCCCCGAACCCGGACCAGGTCGAGGCGTTCCTCGCGGCGAGAGCCGACGACCGCGACACAATCGAGGGGATCGTCTCGGCGGGGTACGACCTGGTGCTCAACGGGTCCGAGATCGGAGGGGGGTCGATCCGTATCCACCGGCGCGAGGTGCAGGAGAAGGTCTTCGGGCTGCTGGGCATCTCGCCGGAGGAGGCGAAGATCAAGTTCTCGTTCCTGCTCGACGCGCTGCGCTTCGGCGCGCCGCCGCACGGCGGGATCGCGTTCGGGCTGGACCGGCTGGTGATGCACTTGGCGGGAACGGACAACATCCGCGACGTCATCGCGTTCCCGAAGACGCAGATCGGGGCGGACCTGATGACCGGCGCGCCGGGGCCGGTCTCGCCGGAACAACTCGTCGAACTGCACGTGCGGGGGACGTATGAGGGGGAGTGA
- a CDS encoding peptidyl-prolyl cis-trans isomerase, producing the protein MRIRMTTSMGDVVLELDTENAPVTTENFLAYVDDGHYDGTIFHRVIDGFMIQGGGFTPDMKQKRTRPGIANEWRNGLKNRRGTIAMARLGGKPDSATAQFFINVKDNAFLDQPQSDGAAYAVFGKVVEGMDVVDRIKGVRTGSKGGHDDVPVQLVVIESVSRD; encoded by the coding sequence ATGCGCATCCGAATGACGACCTCGATGGGCGACGTCGTGCTCGAACTCGACACAGAGAACGCGCCCGTCACCACGGAGAACTTCCTGGCCTACGTGGACGACGGGCACTACGACGGCACGATCTTCCACCGCGTGATCGACGGGTTCATGATCCAGGGCGGCGGGTTCACGCCGGACATGAAGCAGAAGCGGACGCGACCGGGCATCGCCAACGAATGGCGCAACGGGCTGAAGAACCGGCGGGGGACGATCGCCATGGCGCGGCTCGGGGGCAAGCCGGACTCGGCCACCGCCCAGTTCTTCATCAACGTCAAGGACAATGCCTTCCTCGACCAGCCGCAGAGCGACGGCGCGGCCTACGCGGTGTTCGGAAAGGTGGTCGAGGGGATGGACGTGGTTGACCGCATCAAGGGCGTGCGCACCGGCAGCAAGGGCGGGCACGACGACGTGCCGGTCCAGCTGGTCGTGATCGAGAGCGTGTCGCGGGACTGA
- a CDS encoding glycosyltransferase family 2 protein yields MPVFNEEATLAEAVARLDAVPAPATTGGSQPLERRLILVDDGSTDDTPRIVRLLGERPDVLTVIHKRNMGKGAALRSGFAAALADGADVVLVHDADLEYDPADHAALLRPILDGRADAVIGTRFQGQAHRVLYYWHSVANRVITTLSNMLTNLNLSDIECCFKAFRREALERIRIEENRFGVEPELVAKLARLRLQHEDREGETRPARIYEVPVSYAGRTYAEGKKITWRDGVAAVWCILKYGLN; encoded by the coding sequence ATGCCTGTGTTCAACGAGGAGGCGACGCTCGCCGAGGCGGTCGCTCGCCTCGACGCCGTGCCGGCGCCAGCCACCACAGGCGGCTCGCAACCCCTCGAACGCCGCCTGATCCTGGTTGACGACGGCTCGACCGACGACACGCCGCGCATCGTGCGCCTCCTCGGCGAGCGACCCGACGTGCTGACGGTGATCCACAAGCGCAACATGGGCAAGGGAGCGGCGTTGCGTTCCGGCTTCGCGGCGGCCCTCGCCGACGGCGCGGACGTCGTGCTCGTCCACGACGCGGATCTCGAGTACGACCCCGCCGACCACGCCGCGCTGCTGCGGCCGATCCTCGACGGGCGGGCGGATGCCGTCATCGGCACGCGCTTCCAGGGGCAGGCGCACCGCGTCCTCTACTACTGGCACTCGGTGGCGAACCGCGTGATTACCACGCTCAGCAACATGCTGACGAACCTCAACCTCTCCGACATCGAGTGCTGCTTCAAGGCCTTCAGGCGCGAGGCCCTGGAGCGCATCCGCATCGAGGAGAACCGCTTCGGCGTCGAGCCGGAACTGGTCGCCAAACTCGCCCGCCTCCGCCTGCAGCACGAGGACCGCGAGGGCGAGACACGCCCCGCCCGCATCTACGAGGTGCCGGTGAGTTACGCCGGACGAACCTACGCCGAGGGCAAGAAGATCACCTGGCGCGACGGCGTGGCCGCCGTCTGGTGCATCCTCAAGTACGGGCTGAACTGA
- a CDS encoding glycosyltransferase — protein sequence MTWGAPLLIALPDGLNASGVTTWAVRLASALAASGRVCGLVLHPEPPGQRPIDVALHPGVRIFDLRRLPRLDAEGGGAFAPAYLAAARSLGARPGGPVVLSPNLVGECYAVAAELTRAHADAVRTIAVHHSDLAYNDAVCAHFEPIVHAFVGVSERITDRLRRNLPARAADVHRIPYGVEASGVAAPRPPLAGRPVRLLYAGRIEHEQKRVRSLVAMSDALAARGVAHELALVGDGPACPEIDAACASRSWVRRLPPRSPAGIAALLDAADLFVLASRYEGLSVSVLEAMARGCTPVITRTASGAGEQITEGVTGFLVDADDGDDAATGDAMADAVQRAIRAGPHRAGAAAAKRARDCFSVERMAGAYAAILDGCAAAPARRWAQDRAVAFTTVPADAAERMRAVLDRLAGRRIVVHGAGRHTTELAEVLAESPACVVAFSDDDPARQGGAIRGVPVVAPTDAALTGATDVLISTFLHESAVWERRGVYERQGLRVHRVYGHSSGSEASSGFARSLT from the coding sequence ATGACGTGGGGCGCGCCGCTCCTCATCGCGCTCCCCGACGGCCTGAACGCCAGCGGCGTCACCACCTGGGCCGTGCGGCTCGCGTCCGCGCTCGCCGCCTCCGGGCGGGTGTGCGGCCTCGTCCTCCACCCCGAGCCGCCCGGTCAGCGACCCATCGACGTCGCCCTCCACCCCGGTGTGCGCATCTTCGACCTGCGCCGCCTGCCCCGCCTCGACGCCGAGGGAGGGGGCGCGTTCGCGCCGGCATACCTGGCCGCGGCGCGTTCGCTCGGGGCGCGCCCCGGCGGTCCGGTCGTGCTCAGCCCGAACCTGGTCGGCGAGTGCTACGCCGTCGCGGCCGAACTCACGCGCGCACACGCCGACGCCGTCCGCACGATCGCCGTCCACCACTCCGACCTTGCCTACAACGACGCCGTGTGCGCCCATTTCGAGCCGATCGTCCATGCCTTCGTCGGCGTGAGCGAGCGGATCACCGACCGATTGCGCCGCAACCTGCCCGCGCGGGCCGCCGACGTGCACCGCATTCCCTACGGTGTGGAGGCGTCGGGCGTCGCCGCGCCGCGCCCGCCGCTCGCCGGGCGTCCGGTTCGTCTGCTCTACGCGGGGCGCATCGAGCACGAGCAGAAGCGGGTGCGATCGCTCGTCGCCATGTCCGATGCGCTCGCCGCCCGCGGCGTCGCGCACGAACTCGCGTTGGTCGGCGACGGGCCTGCCTGCCCCGAGATCGACGCGGCCTGCGCGAGCCGCTCGTGGGTGCGCCGCCTCCCGCCGCGCTCGCCCGCGGGTATCGCCGCGTTGCTCGACGCCGCCGATCTCTTCGTTCTCGCATCGCGCTACGAGGGGCTGAGCGTCTCCGTGCTCGAAGCCATGGCGCGCGGTTGCACGCCGGTCATCACGCGCACCGCCTCCGGCGCGGGGGAGCAGATCACCGAGGGCGTGACCGGCTTCCTCGTCGACGCCGACGACGGGGACGACGCCGCGACGGGCGACGCGATGGCCGACGCTGTTCAGCGGGCGATCCGCGCCGGCCCGCACCGCGCCGGTGCGGCCGCGGCGAAGCGTGCTCGCGACTGCTTCAGCGTCGAGCGCATGGCCGGCGCGTACGCCGCGATCCTCGACGGCTGCGCCGCCGCGCCGGCGCGCCGCTGGGCGCAGGACCGTGCGGTCGCGTTTACGACCGTGCCCGCAGACGCGGCCGAACGGATGCGAGCGGTGCTGGACCGCCTCGCCGGTCGGCGCATCGTCGTCCACGGTGCGGGACGGCACACGACCGAACTCGCCGAAGTGCTCGCCGAGTCGCCCGCCTGCGTCGTCGCCTTCAGCGACGACGACCCCGCCCGCCAGGGAGGGGCGATCCGCGGCGTTCCCGTCGTCGCGCCCACCGATGCCGCGCTCACGGGCGCGACCGACGTGCTCATCAGCACGTTCCTGCACGAGAGTGCGGTCTGGGAACGCCGCGGGGTCTACGAGCGTCAGGGCTTGCGCGTTCACCGCGTCTACGGTCACTCCTCGGGCAGCGAAGCCAGCAGCGGCTTCGCGCGGTCGTTGACGTAG